From Cellulomonas chengniuliangii, the proteins below share one genomic window:
- a CDS encoding MIP/aquaporin family protein, translating into MDVYSSWEIFASEAVGTGLLTLLGTGVVANVLLPKSKGFNGGWLLINFGWGFAVLAGVYAAFRTGAHINPAITFGIWANGAEEFAPGIEVSAWNGIIYFTAQMFGGALGALVSFLAYKRHFDEDLDPASKLAVFATGPQIRSYGWNFATEVIATFVLVFVVLMFANDPAQLGALPVAFLVVGIGASLGGPTGYAINPARDLGPRIAHALLPIKGKGSSDWSYSWVPVLGPIVGGILGGLAANWYI; encoded by the coding sequence GTGGACGTGTACAGCTCTTGGGAGATCTTCGCCTCGGAGGCCGTTGGGACCGGGCTGCTCACGCTGCTCGGCACCGGCGTCGTCGCCAACGTCCTGCTGCCGAAGTCGAAGGGCTTCAACGGCGGCTGGCTGCTCATCAACTTCGGCTGGGGCTTCGCGGTGCTCGCGGGCGTCTACGCGGCCTTCCGCACCGGCGCGCACATCAACCCCGCGATCACCTTCGGCATCTGGGCCAACGGCGCTGAGGAGTTCGCGCCCGGCATCGAGGTGTCGGCGTGGAACGGCATCATCTACTTCACCGCGCAGATGTTCGGTGGCGCGCTCGGCGCGCTCGTGAGCTTCCTCGCCTACAAGAGGCACTTCGACGAGGATCTGGACCCCGCCTCGAAGCTGGCGGTCTTCGCCACCGGCCCGCAGATCCGCTCGTACGGGTGGAACTTCGCCACTGAGGTCATCGCCACGTTCGTGCTGGTGTTCGTGGTCCTCATGTTCGCCAACGACCCCGCCCAGCTCGGCGCGCTGCCCGTCGCGTTCCTGGTCGTGGGGATCGGCGCGAGCCTCGGCGGGCCCACCGGGTACGCGATCAACCCCGCGCGTGACCTGGGCCCCCGCATCGCCCACGCCCTGCTGCCCATCAAGGGCAAGGGATCGAGCGACTGGTCCTACTCGTGGGTGCCCGTGCTGGGCCCCATCGTCGGCGGCATCCTCGGCGGGCTCGCCGCGAACTGGTACATCTGA
- a CDS encoding potassium channel family protein, with the protein MAAGPRRRALGRWSRSAALLGSAVLAYYTVPLSSAETTEARAWRWILFILGVLGLIALTAHQIRRQLRSRDDTGVRLASIMVVLYAVVVFFSVAYYGLATRAEGQMEGIATRTDALYYTVVTLGTVGYGDVHAVGQGARIVTTVQILFDLVIVGLLASVATQQIQRMGRRSRQGDEQRDERT; encoded by the coding sequence ATGGCAGCTGGGCCGCGGCGTCGGGCACTGGGCCGCTGGTCGCGCTCGGCGGCGCTGCTCGGCAGCGCGGTCCTCGCGTACTACACGGTCCCGTTGAGCTCGGCCGAGACCACGGAGGCACGGGCCTGGCGCTGGATCCTCTTCATCCTCGGGGTTCTCGGGTTGATCGCGCTCACCGCGCACCAGATCCGTCGCCAGCTGCGGTCCCGGGACGACACAGGCGTGCGACTGGCCAGCATCATGGTGGTGCTGTACGCGGTGGTGGTGTTCTTCTCGGTCGCCTACTACGGCCTCGCGACCCGTGCCGAGGGCCAGATGGAGGGCATCGCGACCCGCACCGACGCCCTGTACTACACAGTGGTGACGCTCGGCACCGTCGGGTACGGGGACGTTCATGCGGTCGGCCAGGGCGCCCGGATCGTGACCACGGTGCAGATCCTCTTCGACCTGGTCATCGTCGGCCTGCTCGCCTCGGTCGCCACGCAGCAGATCCAGAGGATGGGCAGGCGTTCGCGCCAGGGGGACGAGCAGCGCGACGAGCGCACCTGA
- a CDS encoding amino-acid N-acetyltransferase yields MTAAAPRVRPALPADVRTIRALVQPYATERILLAKEWVGYYEAVQEFVVAEAPDGGVVGCGALHVMWQDLAEVRTLAVDPAWRGRGVGHVLLDALLDRARDLGLTRVFCLTFEVDFFAAHGFAPIDGTPVTPDVYAELLRSHDDGVAEFLDLARVKPNTLGNTRMLIEL; encoded by the coding sequence GTGACCGCTGCCGCGCCCCGTGTCCGTCCCGCGCTCCCCGCAGACGTCCGCACGATCCGCGCCCTCGTGCAGCCGTACGCGACCGAGCGCATCCTGCTCGCCAAGGAGTGGGTCGGCTACTACGAGGCCGTGCAGGAGTTCGTCGTCGCCGAGGCCCCGGACGGCGGCGTCGTGGGCTGCGGCGCCCTGCACGTCATGTGGCAGGACCTCGCCGAGGTGCGCACCCTCGCCGTCGACCCGGCGTGGCGCGGCCGGGGGGTGGGCCACGTGCTGCTCGACGCCCTGCTCGACCGTGCTCGCGACCTCGGCCTCACCCGGGTGTTCTGCCTGACGTTCGAGGTCGACTTCTTCGCGGCGCACGGCTTCGCGCCCATCGACGGCACCCCGGTCACCCCGGACGTCTACGCCGAGCTGCTGCGCTCGCACGACGACGGCGTCGCCGAGTTCCTCGACCTCGCCCGCGTGAAGCCCAACACGCTGGGCAACACCCGGATGCTCATCGAGCTGTGA
- a CDS encoding A/G-specific adenine glycosylase, translating to MPTAVDAPLLREAVLEWFGQHARELPWRSEDRSAWGVLVSEVMLQQTPVARVEPAWRAWMARWPEPADLAAASPADVLRAWDRLGYPRRALRLQECARAVVERHSGVVPDASEDLLALPGVGAYTAAAVQAFAFGRRSVVLDTNVRRVLARAVAGVALPAPSQTAAELRLAESLVPEDDATAARWSAASMELGALVCTARSPRCDACPVAGLCAWRAAGRPADEHAARRRTQAWAGTDRQVRGRVMALLRDAIGPVPAAAVEALWPDRTQLERCVESLLADGLLARDAAADGDEPPTYRLP from the coding sequence GTGCCCACTGCCGTCGACGCCCCGTTGCTGCGCGAGGCGGTGCTCGAGTGGTTCGGGCAGCACGCCCGCGAGCTGCCCTGGCGCTCGGAGGACCGCTCGGCCTGGGGCGTGCTGGTCAGCGAGGTGATGCTGCAGCAGACCCCGGTGGCGCGGGTCGAGCCGGCGTGGCGGGCGTGGATGGCACGCTGGCCCGAGCCCGCCGACCTCGCCGCCGCGAGCCCTGCCGACGTGCTGCGCGCGTGGGACCGGCTCGGCTACCCGCGCCGCGCGCTGCGTCTGCAGGAGTGCGCGCGCGCCGTGGTCGAGCGGCACTCCGGCGTGGTGCCCGACGCCTCCGAGGACCTGCTCGCCCTGCCGGGCGTGGGCGCCTACACCGCGGCGGCCGTGCAGGCCTTCGCGTTCGGGCGGCGCTCGGTGGTGCTCGACACCAACGTGCGGCGCGTGCTGGCGCGGGCCGTGGCGGGTGTCGCGCTGCCGGCGCCCAGCCAGACGGCCGCGGAGCTCCGGTTGGCGGAGTCGCTGGTCCCCGAGGACGACGCGACGGCGGCGCGATGGTCGGCTGCCTCGATGGAGCTCGGCGCGCTGGTGTGCACGGCCCGGAGCCCGCGGTGCGACGCGTGCCCGGTCGCGGGGCTGTGCGCGTGGCGGGCCGCCGGGAGGCCGGCCGACGAGCATGCCGCGCGGCGGCGGACGCAGGCGTGGGCGGGCACGGACCGGCAGGTGCGGGGCCGGGTCATGGCGCTGCTGCGCGACGCGATAGGCCCTGTGCCCGCCGCGGCCGTCGAGGCCCTCTGGCCTGACCGGACCCAGCTCGAGCGGTGCGTCGAGTCGCTCCTCGCCGACGGTCTGCTGGCCCGGGACGCCGCAGCCGACGGGGACGAGCCGCCGACCTACCGGCTGCCCTGA
- the disA gene encoding DNA integrity scanning diadenylate cyclase DisA, with amino-acid sequence MPTTPAPDDLLRSTLAAVAPGGELRDGLERILRGRTGALIVLGYDSTVESICSGGFELEVEFSATRLRELAKMDGAIVVDRDVHRILRAAVQLLPDPTIETTESGTRHRTAERVAKQTGFPVISVSASMRIVALYVGGVRHVLEDSDTILSRANQALATLERYKSRLDEVSGTLSALEIEDLVTVRDVSAVVQRLEMVRRISEEIAGYVVELGTDGRLLSLQLDELTGGISSDRELVIRDYVEASRKERDANAVQAALAELDSTELIDITHFARVLGLPGGGDALDAAAGPRGYRLLSKVPRLPAAIVDRLVEHFGGLQKLLAASIEDLMAVDGVGEQRARAVREGLSRLAESSILERYV; translated from the coding sequence GTGCCGACCACTCCTGCGCCTGACGACCTCCTGCGCTCGACGCTGGCCGCTGTCGCCCCGGGCGGCGAGTTGCGGGACGGGCTCGAGCGAATCCTGCGCGGCCGCACCGGCGCACTGATCGTCCTGGGCTACGACAGCACCGTCGAGTCGATCTGCTCGGGCGGGTTCGAGCTCGAGGTCGAGTTCTCGGCGACACGGCTGCGCGAGCTCGCCAAGATGGACGGCGCCATCGTCGTGGACCGGGACGTCCACCGCATCCTGCGGGCCGCCGTGCAGCTGCTGCCGGACCCCACCATCGAGACGACCGAGTCCGGCACCCGGCACCGCACCGCCGAGCGTGTGGCCAAGCAGACCGGCTTCCCCGTGATCTCCGTGTCCGCGTCGATGCGCATCGTCGCCCTCTACGTGGGCGGCGTGCGCCACGTGCTCGAGGACTCCGACACGATCCTGTCCCGTGCGAACCAGGCGCTCGCGACGCTCGAGCGGTACAAGTCCCGCCTCGACGAGGTCAGCGGCACCCTGTCCGCGCTCGAGATCGAGGACCTCGTCACCGTCCGCGACGTCTCCGCCGTGGTCCAGAGGCTCGAGATGGTGCGCCGCATCTCCGAGGAGATCGCCGGGTACGTCGTCGAGCTGGGCACCGACGGGCGGCTGCTGTCCCTGCAGCTCGACGAGCTCACCGGCGGCATCAGCTCGGACCGCGAGCTGGTGATCCGGGACTACGTCGAGGCGTCCCGCAAGGAGCGGGACGCCAACGCCGTGCAGGCCGCGCTCGCCGAGCTCGACAGCACCGAGCTGATCGACATCACGCATTTCGCCCGCGTGCTCGGGCTCCCGGGCGGCGGCGACGCGCTGGACGCGGCCGCCGGGCCACGCGGATACCGGCTGCTCTCGAAGGTCCCCCGGCTGCCCGCCGCCATCGTCGACCGCCTGGTCGAGCACTTCGGCGGCCTGCAGAAGCTCCTCGCGGCGAGCATCGAGGACCTGATGGCTGTGGACGGCGTGGGCGAGCAGCGGGCCCGGGCCGTGCGAGAGGGCCTGTCCCGGCTGGCCGAGTCGAGCATCCTCGAGCGCTACGTCTGA
- the radA gene encoding DNA repair protein RadA has translation MTSTTSARRAEPLSRASRAGFRCGECGWTTSKWVGRCGECQAWGSVLEDAGPGGGAPRTATVAPTRALARPIAEIDVEASRARPTGVDELDRVLGGGLVPGAVVLLAGEPGVGKSTLLLDVASRAARAGREGGDGTAATGRRVLYITGEESAGQVRLRAERIGALDPHLLLAAETDLGTVLGHVEQVDPDLLVVDSVQTIASAAVDGAAGGVSQVREVAGALIAVAKERDMPVVLVGHVTKDGSVAGPRTLEHLVDVVCQFEGERHSRLRLLRATKNRYGPTDEVGCFDLSEAGITGLTDPSGLFVSNALHHVPGTCVTVTLEGRRPLATEVQALVAPSMLANPRRTTSGIDASRLAMVLAVLQRRVGARLADQDVYVSTVGGARVVEPSADLSLALATASSRENVALPRGMVAVGEVGLAGEIRAVTGTTRRLAEAARLGFVRAVVPAGSLDGGAAPAGMEILEVGDLAEAVRVCGVAGDRHA, from the coding sequence GTGACCTCGACGACCAGCGCCCGCCGCGCCGAACCCCTCAGCCGCGCCTCCCGTGCCGGATTCCGGTGCGGTGAGTGCGGGTGGACCACGTCCAAGTGGGTGGGCCGCTGCGGCGAGTGCCAGGCCTGGGGATCGGTGCTCGAGGACGCCGGTCCGGGAGGCGGCGCCCCGCGCACGGCCACCGTGGCGCCCACGCGAGCCCTTGCCCGCCCGATCGCCGAGATCGACGTCGAGGCGAGCCGCGCCCGTCCGACCGGAGTCGACGAGCTCGACCGGGTGCTGGGCGGCGGCCTGGTGCCGGGCGCCGTGGTGCTGCTCGCGGGCGAGCCGGGGGTGGGCAAGTCGACGCTGCTGCTGGACGTCGCGAGCAGGGCGGCACGGGCGGGCCGCGAGGGCGGCGACGGCACGGCGGCGACCGGTCGACGCGTCCTCTACATCACCGGGGAGGAGTCCGCCGGGCAGGTGCGGCTGCGCGCGGAGAGGATCGGCGCGCTGGACCCCCACCTGCTGCTGGCCGCGGAGACCGACCTGGGCACGGTCCTGGGCCACGTCGAGCAGGTGGACCCCGATCTGCTCGTCGTCGACTCGGTGCAGACCATCGCCTCGGCCGCGGTCGACGGGGCCGCGGGCGGGGTGAGCCAGGTGCGCGAGGTCGCCGGGGCGCTCATCGCCGTCGCCAAGGAGCGCGACATGCCCGTGGTGCTCGTCGGCCACGTGACCAAGGACGGCTCCGTGGCCGGCCCTCGGACGCTGGAGCACCTGGTGGACGTGGTCTGCCAGTTCGAGGGCGAGCGGCACTCGCGCCTGCGCCTGCTGCGCGCCACCAAGAACCGGTACGGCCCCACCGACGAGGTGGGGTGCTTCGACCTGTCCGAGGCGGGGATCACCGGCCTCACCGACCCCAGCGGGCTCTTCGTGTCGAACGCCCTGCACCACGTGCCCGGCACGTGCGTCACGGTCACCCTCGAGGGCCGCCGGCCGCTGGCCACCGAGGTGCAGGCGCTCGTGGCGCCCAGCATGCTGGCCAACCCCCGCCGCACCACCAGCGGGATCGACGCGAGCCGGCTCGCGATGGTGCTCGCCGTGCTGCAACGACGGGTCGGCGCACGGCTCGCGGATCAAGACGTCTACGTCTCGACCGTCGGCGGCGCCCGGGTCGTCGAGCCCTCGGCGGACCTGTCGCTCGCCCTCGCGACCGCCAGCTCCCGGGAGAACGTCGCCCTGCCCCGCGGGATGGTCGCCGTGGGCGAGGTCGGCCTCGCCGGCGAGATCCGCGCCGTCACGGGAACGACCCGGCGCCTCGCGGAGGCCGCCCGCCTGGGGTTCGTCCGGGCGGTGGTCCCCGCCGGCTCGCTGGACGGCGGCGCGGCCCCGGCGGGGATGGAGATCCTCGAGGTGGGAGACCTGGCGGAGGCGGTCCGCGTCTGCGGTGTCGCCGGAGACCGCCACGCCTGA
- a CDS encoding glycerol-3-phosphate dehydrogenase/oxidase: MRTAALTARLRSDALGALRASTESGRELDVLVIGGGVTGAGIVLDAVTRGLSAAVVEAQDWSSGTSSRSSKLVHGGLRYLQMLDFHLVREALTERDLLMTRIAPHLVKPVSFLYPLENRVWERAYVGAGVALYDTLATASGTKRAMPIHRHLTRKGMERLFPDLRHDAAIGAIQYWDAAVDDARLVSTLIRTAVSYGAHAASRTELVTLQTTTGGAVTGAEVVDLETGEHIDVRARHVINATGVWTEETEGLAGSEGGLRVLASKGIHIVVPRSRIAGTAGLILQTEKSVLFIIPWSRYWVIGTTDTPWSQELVHPVANSSDIDYLIAHANTVLARPISREDVIGTWAGLRPLLQPGTKAGTSSAKVSREHTVASPTPGLTVVAGGKLTTYRVMAKDAVDFAIGSRATTLPSITTRIPLAGAEGLEAVQRQSRAIAKKHGWDQFRMDHLLHRYGSLLAELLDLVEDDPRLAEPLPHAPAYIGAEIVYAASHEGALHLDDVMMHRTRLNYEQADKGVGALEEIADLIAPVLGWDAEQRAAEIAAYRERAAAEHAATLEPDDATAERVRLEAMDIVPLVPVGGKDEDSSPFVPDAGRKPGAEEDSPASPGPAGT; this comes from the coding sequence ATGAGGACAGCAGCACTGACCGCGCGACTGCGCAGCGACGCGCTGGGCGCCCTCCGTGCCAGCACCGAGTCAGGCCGGGAGCTCGACGTGCTGGTCATCGGGGGCGGGGTGACCGGCGCGGGCATCGTCCTCGACGCTGTCACCCGCGGCCTCTCCGCCGCTGTGGTCGAGGCGCAGGACTGGTCCAGCGGGACGTCGAGCAGGTCCTCCAAGCTGGTGCATGGGGGCCTGCGCTACCTGCAGATGCTCGACTTCCACCTGGTCCGTGAGGCGCTGACCGAGCGCGACCTGCTGATGACCCGCATCGCGCCGCACCTGGTGAAGCCCGTCTCGTTCCTCTACCCGCTCGAGAACCGCGTGTGGGAGCGGGCGTACGTGGGCGCCGGCGTCGCCCTGTACGACACGCTCGCCACCGCGAGCGGCACCAAGCGCGCCATGCCGATCCACCGGCACCTGACCCGCAAAGGCATGGAGCGGCTGTTCCCCGACCTGCGGCACGACGCGGCGATCGGGGCCATCCAGTACTGGGACGCGGCCGTCGACGACGCCCGCCTGGTGTCGACGCTCATCCGCACGGCCGTGTCCTACGGCGCCCACGCCGCCTCCCGCACCGAGCTCGTGACCCTGCAGACCACCACCGGCGGCGCCGTGACGGGCGCCGAGGTGGTGGACCTCGAGACCGGCGAGCACATCGACGTGCGCGCCCGGCACGTGATCAACGCGACCGGTGTGTGGACCGAGGAGACCGAGGGGCTGGCCGGCTCCGAGGGCGGGCTACGGGTGCTGGCCAGCAAAGGCATCCACATCGTGGTGCCGCGCAGCCGGATCGCCGGGACGGCGGGGCTGATCCTGCAGACCGAGAAGAGTGTGCTGTTCATCATCCCCTGGTCGCGCTACTGGGTGATCGGCACCACGGACACCCCGTGGAGCCAGGAGCTGGTGCACCCCGTCGCGAACTCCAGCGATATCGACTACCTCATCGCGCACGCGAACACCGTGCTGGCCCGGCCGATCAGCCGCGAGGACGTGATCGGCACGTGGGCGGGCCTGCGGCCGCTGCTGCAGCCCGGCACGAAGGCCGGCACGTCCTCCGCGAAGGTGTCGCGCGAGCACACCGTCGCCAGCCCCACTCCCGGGCTCACCGTGGTGGCGGGCGGCAAGCTCACCACATACCGGGTGATGGCCAAGGACGCGGTGGACTTCGCGATCGGGTCGCGCGCCACGACGCTGCCGTCCATCACCACCCGCATCCCCCTGGCCGGGGCCGAGGGGCTCGAGGCGGTCCAGCGCCAGTCCCGCGCGATCGCCAAGAAGCACGGCTGGGACCAGTTCCGCATGGACCACCTGCTGCACCGGTACGGCTCGTTGCTGGCCGAGCTGCTGGACCTGGTCGAGGACGACCCGCGCCTGGCCGAGCCGCTGCCGCACGCCCCCGCCTACATCGGGGCCGAGATCGTCTACGCGGCCAGCCACGAGGGGGCCCTGCACCTCGACGACGTGATGATGCACCGCACCCGGCTCAACTACGAGCAGGCCGACAAGGGCGTGGGCGCCCTCGAGGAGATCGCCGACCTCATCGCCCCCGTGCTCGGCTGGGACGCGGAGCAGCGCGCCGCGGAGATCGCCGCCTACCGCGAGCGCGCCGCAGCCGAGCACGCGGCCACCCTGGAGCCGGACGACGCCACCGCGGAGCGGGTGCGGCTCGAGGCCATGGACATCGTGCCGCTCGTCCCGGTGGGCGGGAAGGACGAGGACTCGTCGCCGTTCGTGCCGGACGCGGGCCGCAAGCCGGGAGCCGAGGAGGACTCCCCCGCGTCGCCTGGACCGGCCGGCACCTGA